One part of the Parasphingorhabdus sp. SCSIO 66989 genome encodes these proteins:
- a CDS encoding amidohydrolase family protein, whose amino-acid sequence MRIDAHQHFWRRDRGDYDWLTPEMRPLWRDFLPDDLAPILTNHAIVGTVLVQAAPTDAETEFMLSLARDHPLIRGVVGWTNLEAVDAPIRIAALASDPLLVGLRPMLQDLADDDAILAPQVQPALAAMAHHRLALDALIRPRHLSRLVILRERHPSLRIVIDHAAKPDIASGDLKNWSRDLRAVAADGVTHCKLSGLVTEAATDWCLDDLRPVVDIVLEAFGPERVMWGSDWPVLNLASDYDSWVEASHTLLADLDQEQQADVLGDSARRFYKLEEQ is encoded by the coding sequence ATGCGCATCGACGCCCATCAGCATTTCTGGCGCCGTGACCGCGGCGATTATGACTGGCTGACGCCGGAAATGAGGCCGCTGTGGCGAGACTTTCTGCCGGATGATCTTGCGCCGATCCTCACCAACCATGCAATTGTCGGCACTGTGCTGGTGCAGGCCGCACCGACCGATGCGGAAACAGAGTTTATGCTGTCACTGGCTCGCGACCATCCGTTAATCCGTGGCGTGGTCGGCTGGACCAACCTGGAGGCGGTCGACGCGCCGATCCGAATCGCTGCGCTCGCATCAGATCCGCTTCTGGTGGGTCTGCGCCCGATGCTGCAGGATCTGGCTGATGACGATGCCATATTAGCGCCGCAGGTACAGCCCGCGCTCGCGGCAATGGCGCACCACAGACTGGCGCTTGATGCGCTGATTCGCCCGCGCCACCTTTCTCGCCTCGTCATTCTGCGAGAACGTCATCCAAGCCTGCGCATCGTCATCGACCATGCGGCGAAACCCGATATTGCATCGGGCGACCTGAAGAACTGGTCGCGCGACCTGAGGGCAGTGGCGGCCGACGGGGTTACGCACTGCAAGCTATCCGGCCTTGTCACCGAGGCCGCGACCGATTGGTGTCTTGATGATCTGCGCCCGGTTGTCGACATCGTGCTCGAGGCCTTTGGGCCAGAGCGCGTGATGTGGGGCAGCGATTGGCCGGTGCTGAATCTCGCCAGCGATTACGATAGCTGGGTCGAGGCAAGCCACACCCTGCTCGCCGATCTCGACCAGGAGCAACAGGCAGATGTGCTGGGCGACTCCGCCCGGCGGTTTTACAAGCTGGAGGAGCAGTGA
- a CDS encoding aldo/keto reductase, producing the protein MNQYFTDEKPFLVLPTLGMGCATLGNLYAPISDADAQTTLQAAATGGVSLFDTAPFYGHGLSENRLGAFLNGLSERPMLSTKVGRSLAHGEAPGDTGFVDAGLARPYFDYSAAAVEQQVAESLSRLGVDSVNMLLVHDLGALTHGDDHARQFAIAMEGAFPALAKMKERGVTRAVGLGVNEVAICLEVLEEIDLDIILLAGRYTLLEQAPLDDLLPLCQSRAVQVVVGGPFNSGVLAGNPHYDYGAVPPAVAARVQALTVICERHNVPLPAAALQFPLAHPAVASVIPGARSAAEMTANIDHIAHPIPAALWADMREEGLIRADAPVPD; encoded by the coding sequence GTGAACCAATATTTCACAGATGAAAAGCCATTTCTGGTTTTACCCACCCTCGGCATGGGATGTGCGACGCTGGGCAACCTCTATGCACCGATCAGCGATGCTGACGCCCAGACGACGCTGCAAGCCGCCGCTACCGGAGGCGTCAGCCTGTTCGACACGGCTCCCTTTTATGGCCATGGCTTGTCCGAGAACCGGCTGGGTGCGTTTCTCAATGGACTGTCAGAACGGCCAATGCTGTCGACCAAGGTTGGCCGCAGCCTTGCCCATGGCGAAGCGCCAGGGGATACCGGTTTTGTCGATGCTGGCCTGGCCCGACCCTATTTCGATTATTCTGCAGCAGCGGTGGAGCAGCAGGTTGCCGAAAGCCTCTCTCGGCTGGGTGTTGACAGTGTCAACATGCTTCTCGTCCATGACCTTGGTGCGCTAACCCATGGTGACGACCATGCGCGCCAGTTCGCAATTGCCATGGAAGGGGCCTTCCCGGCGCTGGCGAAAATGAAAGAACGTGGTGTCACACGCGCCGTAGGACTGGGCGTCAACGAAGTTGCGATCTGTCTCGAGGTACTCGAGGAGATTGATCTTGATATCATCCTTTTGGCGGGGCGCTACACGCTGCTGGAGCAAGCCCCTCTGGATGACCTGCTGCCGCTGTGCCAATCGCGCGCTGTGCAGGTGGTTGTGGGGGGACCGTTCAATTCCGGGGTGCTCGCGGGCAACCCCCATTATGACTATGGCGCAGTGCCACCAGCCGTGGCTGCCCGTGTGCAGGCACTTACGGTCATTTGCGAACGCCACAATGTGCCGCTGCCTGCGGCGGCGCTGCAATTCCCGCTTGCCCATCCTGCGGTCGCCAGTGTTATCCCGGGTGCCCGCTCGGCGGCGGAGATGACTGCCAATATAGACCATATCGCTCACCCGATCCCGGCGGCTTTATGGGCCGATATGAGGGAGGAAGGGCTGATCCGCGCCGATGCCCCGGTGCCGGATTGA
- a CDS encoding enolase C-terminal domain-like protein, with the protein MNLNEGGARLRTGLTPEPVIVSATTADIRFPTSRFLDGSDAMNPDPDYSAAYVTLSADGLEGHGLAFTLGRGTDLVVAAIEALLPQVIGRSLDGIENDLAGFWRSLVGDSQYRWLGPEKGIIHLATAAIVNAVWDMLARRAGKPLWRYLADMPPEQVVSAIDFRHIADALPPELALDLLNRNLADKPARIARLEAEGHAAYTTSAGWLGYDDDKIRDLAGKAIADGWSAIKMKVGGNLADDIRRCAVLREVLGPDRLLMIDANQVWDVDQAIDWVKALADYNPYWIEEPISPDDILGHGRIRQAVAPIRVATGEHCHNRVMFKQFLQADAIDVVQVDACRLGGVNEVLSVLLLAAAFDKPVCPHAGGVGLCEYVQHISFFDAAAVASSAEGRMIEHAGHLHEHFIDPIRIRAGRYLAPELPGYSVEMKPASRAEYAFPNGSTWQS; encoded by the coding sequence ATGAATCTTAATGAAGGCGGAGCACGGTTGCGAACCGGACTTACCCCGGAGCCGGTGATCGTCAGTGCCACAACGGCTGACATCCGGTTTCCGACTTCGCGTTTCCTTGACGGATCAGACGCGATGAATCCGGACCCCGACTATTCGGCCGCCTATGTCACGCTGTCTGCTGATGGGCTGGAAGGCCATGGCCTTGCCTTCACGCTGGGGCGTGGCACCGATCTGGTCGTAGCCGCGATTGAGGCGTTGCTGCCGCAGGTTATCGGACGCAGCCTGGATGGTATCGAGAATGATCTCGCCGGTTTTTGGCGCAGCCTGGTGGGGGATAGTCAGTATCGCTGGCTCGGCCCGGAAAAGGGCATCATCCACCTCGCCACCGCTGCTATTGTCAACGCAGTCTGGGACATGCTGGCGCGGCGCGCGGGCAAACCGTTATGGCGCTATCTGGCCGATATGCCACCGGAGCAGGTCGTTTCAGCGATTGATTTCCGTCATATCGCCGATGCTTTGCCGCCAGAGCTTGCACTCGACCTGTTGAACCGGAATCTTGCAGACAAGCCAGCACGCATCGCCCGGCTGGAAGCGGAAGGCCATGCCGCCTATACGACATCTGCCGGCTGGCTCGGCTATGATGACGACAAGATCCGTGATCTGGCCGGTAAGGCCATTGCCGATGGCTGGTCCGCGATCAAGATGAAGGTGGGCGGCAATCTTGCCGACGATATCCGCCGCTGTGCTGTGCTGCGCGAGGTACTTGGTCCTGACCGCCTTTTGATGATCGACGCCAATCAGGTCTGGGATGTCGACCAGGCCATCGACTGGGTCAAAGCGCTGGCTGACTATAATCCCTATTGGATCGAGGAGCCGATTAGCCCCGATGACATATTGGGACATGGCCGCATCCGGCAAGCAGTAGCCCCCATTCGGGTCGCCACGGGGGAGCACTGCCACAATCGCGTGATGTTCAAGCAGTTCCTGCAAGCGGATGCTATTGACGTGGTACAGGTGGATGCGTGCCGCCTCGGCGGTGTCAACGAGGTTCTGTCGGTGTTGCTGCTTGCTGCGGCGTTTGACAAGCCGGTATGCCCACATGCCGGAGGCGTTGGCCTGTGCGAATATGTGCAGCATATCAGCTTTTTCGATGCGGCAGCCGTCGCCAGCAGTGCTGAAGGCCGCATGATCGAGCATGCCGGTCATCTGCACGAGCATTTCATTGACCCCATCCGCATTCGCGCCGGTCGTTACCTCGCGCCCGAGCTGCCGGGCTATAGTGTCGAGATGAAGCCCGCCTCGCGCGCCGAATATGCCTTCCCAAACGGCAGCACCTGGCAATCCTGA
- a CDS encoding fumarylacetoacetate hydrolase family protein yields MKLFRHGMPGAEKPGMVAPDGSHRDISGVIDDIGGATLLPAGLEQLRNVNLLDLPEVTPGFRFGACVGQVPKFICVGLNYADHAAETGTEVPSEPVLFMKGVNAICGPNDNLEIPRGSTKTDWEVELGVVIGKPAKYVREEDALSHVAGYCVVHDVSERAFQMEHQGQWVKGKSHDSFGPIGPYLVTPDDVPDPQALDIWLEVDGHRYQNGNTRTMVYGVAFLIAYISQFMTLQTGDIISTGTPPGVGLGQSPPIYLRPGQEVWLGISGLGEQRQRTVQA; encoded by the coding sequence ATGAAGCTTTTTCGTCATGGTATGCCCGGCGCTGAAAAGCCTGGCATGGTTGCTCCTGATGGCAGTCATCGTGATATCTCCGGTGTCATTGATGATATTGGTGGCGCAACACTGTTGCCAGCAGGGCTTGAGCAACTGCGCAATGTTAACCTTCTCGATCTACCCGAAGTCACACCGGGATTCCGCTTCGGCGCGTGCGTCGGCCAAGTGCCGAAGTTCATCTGTGTCGGCCTCAACTATGCTGATCATGCCGCAGAAACCGGCACCGAAGTGCCATCCGAGCCGGTGCTCTTTATGAAAGGCGTAAACGCCATATGCGGTCCGAATGATAATCTGGAGATTCCCCGGGGTTCAACCAAGACAGACTGGGAGGTCGAACTGGGGGTCGTTATCGGCAAGCCAGCCAAATATGTGCGCGAGGAAGACGCGCTATCACATGTCGCTGGTTATTGTGTGGTCCATGACGTATCGGAGCGCGCGTTCCAGATGGAGCATCAGGGGCAGTGGGTAAAGGGCAAGAGCCATGACAGCTTTGGCCCGATCGGCCCCTATCTCGTAACCCCGGACGATGTGCCGGACCCGCAAGCGCTCGACATATGGCTGGAGGTTGATGGCCATCGCTACCAGAACGGCAATACCCGCACGATGGTCTATGGCGTCGCGTTTCTGATTGCCTATATTAGCCAGTTCATGACGCTGCAAACAGGCGATATCATTTCGACCGGGACGCCGCCCGGTGTTGGCCTCGGCCAAAGCCCGCCAATCTATCTGCGCCCCGGGCAGGAGGTCTGGCTGGGCATTTCGGGTCTGGGAGAACAGCGGCAACGCACCGTTCAGGCCTGA
- a CDS encoding alpha-L-fucosidase, with product MPRTEHWFEPARFGLFVHWGPWAQAGWEASWPLVGGVVGLPLGQDIPADTYHANAETWQPNPAAPEEWIAAAAAAGMRYAVLTTRHHDGFALWPSSYGDYGVARTAPGVDIVGEFVAACRRHGLKIGLYYSLPDWHHPAYPPFTDAMRPYVFGQYPAPTAEGLAEYQAYLRGQITELLTDYGTIETIWFDGAWERSPEMWDVDGLEQLIRQLQPDILINNRLPNHGDFDTPEQFVPPEPPPGPWETCLTMNKSWGFNAIDDHYKSPATLIHTLCEVAGKGGNLLLNIGPDGDGHIPQPQADRLAHFQRWMERNGEAIIGSSAGLKPWQFHGPTTLKGQMLYCHLLMQPVAPVSVRGVPVHHLQQVRILGHSEALPYEIRVPVMDELMDIDGMGEVMIDVPEAYRDPVATVLVLEFDCDPARFEPVAPDMENLA from the coding sequence ATGCCTCGTACAGAACATTGGTTCGAGCCGGCCCGCTTTGGCCTGTTCGTGCATTGGGGGCCGTGGGCGCAGGCTGGCTGGGAAGCGAGTTGGCCGCTTGTAGGCGGGGTGGTGGGCCTGCCGCTCGGCCAGGATATCCCTGCCGACACCTATCATGCCAATGCCGAGACATGGCAGCCAAACCCGGCTGCGCCGGAAGAATGGATAGCAGCGGCGGCAGCCGCGGGAATGCGCTATGCTGTCCTCACCACCCGGCATCATGACGGCTTCGCGCTGTGGCCAAGCAGCTATGGCGACTATGGCGTAGCCAGAACTGCGCCGGGCGTGGATATTGTCGGTGAATTCGTCGCTGCTTGTCGACGTCACGGCCTGAAGATTGGCCTCTATTATTCGCTGCCGGACTGGCATCACCCCGCCTATCCGCCTTTTACCGACGCGATGCGGCCCTATGTCTTCGGCCAATATCCAGCGCCAACCGCGGAGGGTTTGGCGGAATATCAGGCCTATTTGCGCGGTCAGATCACGGAATTGCTGACCGATTATGGCACGATTGAAACCATCTGGTTCGATGGTGCTTGGGAGCGCAGCCCTGAAATGTGGGATGTTGACGGGCTTGAGCAGCTTATCCGCCAACTTCAGCCCGATATACTGATCAATAACCGCCTCCCTAACCATGGTGATTTTGACACACCCGAGCAGTTCGTGCCGCCCGAGCCGCCGCCAGGACCTTGGGAAACCTGTTTGACGATGAATAAGAGCTGGGGCTTCAATGCGATCGATGATCACTACAAATCACCAGCAACATTGATACACACTTTGTGCGAAGTCGCCGGCAAGGGAGGCAATCTGCTGCTGAATATCGGCCCCGATGGTGACGGGCATATCCCACAGCCACAAGCGGATCGCCTGGCGCATTTTCAACGCTGGATGGAGCGGAACGGGGAAGCGATCATCGGGTCCAGTGCAGGCCTTAAGCCATGGCAGTTTCACGGGCCGACAACATTGAAAGGGCAGATGCTTTATTGTCACCTGCTCATGCAGCCGGTGGCACCAGTTTCGGTTCGCGGCGTTCCGGTCCACCACCTGCAGCAAGTGCGCATCCTCGGCCATAGCGAGGCGCTACCCTATGAAATCCGCGTGCCGGTGATGGATGAACTGATGGATATCGATGGCATGGGCGAGGTGATGATCGACGTGCCGGAAGCATATCGCGATCCTGTTGCCACGGTTTTGGTACTCGAGTTTGATTGTGACCCGGCTCGCTTTGAGCCTGTAGCACCCGATATGGAGAATCTGGCATGA
- a CDS encoding carotenoid oxygenase family protein: MNSIEQIADKPSDQTNPYLEGPYAPIRDELIVEGLPVNGELPASLDGTYMRIGPNPITPPDGSTHHWFAGDGMIHAVRIKDGKALWYRNRYIRSNQVSEVLGEPPAPGPRHERGDTVNTNVISHAGKILALIEAGGYPVEVDSLLGTKAYTDLDGSLKLGGFTAHPHPDPDTGELHAICYDAGNMEFIRHVVIGQDGLVRREMKIPMSGGPMIHDCALTERFVLIFDMPVTFSVETAKAGMSVPYVWNPEEHPARVGLLPREGTADEIIWCSVEPGYVFHPCNAYDLPDGRVVVDVAVHDRLFAEGTEEPGGSKVTFERWTCDLGAKTVDRQVTDSVPQEFPRYDERLTGKPYRYAYTVTLDEGRGPPFSGVIAHDMETGERKVHDFGADCIPGEFVFVPRSPDSAENDGWMIGYVLDVSRNHTDFVVLDAKDVSADPVATIPLPQLVPLGFHGNWIPAEAV; encoded by the coding sequence ATGAACAGCATTGAACAGATAGCCGATAAGCCATCCGATCAAACTAACCCTTATCTCGAAGGGCCTTATGCACCGATACGAGACGAACTGATCGTGGAGGGGTTGCCGGTAAACGGTGAACTCCCGGCCAGCCTCGACGGCACCTATATGCGGATCGGCCCCAATCCGATCACCCCGCCCGATGGCAGCACCCATCACTGGTTTGCCGGCGATGGGATGATTCATGCTGTGCGGATCAAGGATGGCAAGGCGTTATGGTATCGCAACCGCTACATCCGCTCCAATCAAGTCAGCGAGGTACTGGGCGAACCCCCGGCTCCCGGACCGCGCCATGAGCGGGGCGATACCGTCAATACCAATGTCATCAGCCATGCGGGTAAGATATTGGCGCTGATTGAAGCGGGTGGCTATCCGGTGGAGGTCGACTCTTTGCTGGGTACAAAGGCGTATACCGACCTTGATGGCAGCCTGAAATTGGGTGGATTTACCGCCCACCCCCATCCTGACCCTGACACCGGCGAACTGCATGCGATTTGCTATGATGCCGGCAATATGGAGTTTATCCGCCATGTGGTCATTGGGCAGGACGGGTTGGTCCGCAGGGAAATGAAGATTCCCATGTCAGGCGGACCGATGATCCATGATTGTGCGCTGACCGAGCGGTTTGTCCTCATCTTCGATATGCCGGTTACCTTTTCGGTTGAAACAGCAAAGGCCGGGATGAGCGTGCCCTATGTCTGGAATCCTGAGGAGCACCCCGCACGTGTGGGTCTGTTGCCGCGCGAAGGCACAGCAGACGAGATTATCTGGTGCTCGGTCGAGCCCGGCTATGTTTTCCATCCCTGCAACGCCTATGACCTGCCTGATGGTCGGGTTGTAGTCGATGTCGCGGTGCATGACCGGCTGTTCGCCGAGGGCACTGAGGAGCCGGGCGGATCCAAGGTTACCTTCGAGCGCTGGACATGCGATCTGGGGGCGAAGACCGTCGATCGTCAGGTCACGGACAGCGTGCCGCAGGAATTTCCGCGATATGATGAACGTCTGACCGGAAAGCCCTATCGCTATGCCTATACCGTTACTTTGGATGAGGGACGCGGCCCGCCATTTTCCGGTGTGATTGCCCATGATATGGAGACGGGCGAGCGCAAAGTTCACGATTTCGGCGCCGATTGCATTCCGGGCGAGTTCGTCTTCGTGCCGCGCAGCCCGGATTCAGCCGAGAATGACGGTTGGATGATTGGCTATGTGCTGGATGTCAGTCGCAACCACACCGATTTTGTGGTGCTCGATGCTAAAGACGTTTCTGCAGACCCGGTTGCAACGATACCGCTGCCGCAATTGGTGCCCTTGGGCTTTCACGGCAACTGGATCCCGGCAGAAGCGGTCTGA
- a CDS encoding TonB-dependent receptor, translating to MTNRYAPVLGFVSLLALSQPAFGQEANDDAMEEDSSQAGDDMLDTVVVTARRTTENLQDVPIAVTVVSGEELAKRQILDVKGLEMVTPNLVINPNAVSAGGANIFIRGVGTADFDRTFSPAVSLVVDGVIFGSSIAGQLLNVVDVERVEVLRGPQGTLFGANSIGGVINITRPKPKDEFAGEAQVTVGNFGEFNLRGSLTGPIVPGKIDARIAVNSVTNDGQFTNDFNGENRGFVDLLVVSPSLRFTPSDDVEILLQYDYLRNEGDWGVLFNRSNPTELMCIGVVVTDMPRCADPNQDLSRTNQDTPTFLRTTTHSVNLTANITAGDVDITSISGFNLFEEDKQTDFDGVPIPTFASIQPVTERQFMQEFRANWTVNDRLRILGGLFGQFVDYQDGANSLFVFELLGFPPDTVEIVDRQQTTYSFGAYLTGDYRVTDELRISLGGRYTYEYKDFIYRNGFNQTGGGFFPETEGFDNVAADTQGWSQFTPRIAIDYQPREDMLIYASYSQGFRSGGFNGRGNSTETIGPYDPELVDTYELGLKSEWFNRRLRFNLAGFLTDYTDKQEEVIRRNPETGATITTVTNAAAVRYWGIEAEIMAVVAEGLTVSGTGGYLNARYRDFIFNDFDVTDFVEPRNAPEFQVSGTVQYETQVTDNVALDALVTYRWTDSYFFHLGPRFDGGGPSPLINDPRGFIDDFGLLDGQIGLTFDAGGREVRASVYGRNLTDERFFQTFAPVANLWANGTPNLGRTYGVRLGVSF from the coding sequence ATGACCAATCGGTACGCACCCGTTCTGGGTTTCGTTTCATTGCTGGCACTGTCGCAGCCAGCGTTCGGCCAAGAGGCCAATGATGATGCTATGGAAGAGGATTCGTCCCAGGCTGGGGACGACATGCTTGACACGGTTGTCGTGACCGCCAGGCGAACCACGGAAAACCTGCAAGATGTGCCAATCGCGGTAACAGTTGTCAGTGGCGAGGAACTGGCCAAGCGCCAAATCCTCGACGTCAAGGGACTCGAAATGGTCACGCCCAATCTGGTGATCAATCCCAATGCCGTTTCCGCTGGCGGCGCCAATATATTCATTCGCGGCGTCGGCACTGCGGATTTCGACCGTACTTTTAGCCCTGCGGTTTCGCTGGTGGTTGACGGCGTGATTTTTGGCTCATCGATAGCAGGCCAGCTGTTGAACGTAGTCGATGTCGAACGTGTCGAAGTGCTGCGCGGGCCGCAAGGCACGTTGTTCGGTGCCAACAGTATTGGCGGCGTCATCAACATAACGCGCCCCAAACCCAAAGACGAATTTGCTGGGGAAGCGCAGGTCACTGTGGGCAATTTCGGAGAGTTTAACCTGCGCGGATCGCTGACCGGTCCGATTGTGCCTGGCAAAATCGATGCGCGCATTGCGGTTAACAGTGTCACCAATGATGGCCAGTTCACCAACGACTTTAATGGCGAGAATCGTGGCTTCGTCGATCTTCTGGTAGTGTCACCTTCGCTGCGTTTCACGCCTTCCGATGATGTCGAGATATTGCTGCAATATGATTATCTGCGCAATGAAGGCGATTGGGGTGTGCTGTTCAATCGCTCGAACCCAACCGAGCTGATGTGCATCGGCGTTGTTGTCACCGACATGCCGCGCTGCGCTGACCCCAATCAGGATCTTAGCCGCACCAATCAGGACACGCCGACTTTCCTGCGCACCACGACTCATTCTGTCAACTTGACAGCCAACATTACTGCTGGCGATGTCGACATCACATCAATCAGTGGCTTCAACCTTTTCGAGGAAGACAAGCAAACGGATTTTGATGGTGTCCCGATCCCGACATTCGCGAGTATCCAGCCGGTGACCGAACGTCAGTTCATGCAAGAGTTTCGTGCCAATTGGACAGTGAATGACAGGTTGAGGATTCTCGGCGGACTGTTTGGCCAATTTGTTGACTATCAGGACGGGGCCAACTCGCTGTTCGTCTTCGAACTCTTGGGTTTCCCGCCTGACACGGTGGAGATCGTGGACCGCCAGCAAACCACTTACAGCTTCGGCGCGTATCTCACCGGCGACTATCGCGTAACCGATGAGTTGCGCATATCTCTGGGTGGGCGCTATACCTATGAGTATAAAGACTTTATCTATCGCAATGGCTTTAATCAGACGGGCGGCGGCTTCTTTCCCGAGACAGAAGGCTTTGACAATGTTGCTGCCGATACCCAGGGCTGGAGCCAGTTCACGCCGCGCATCGCGATTGATTACCAGCCGCGTGAGGATATGCTGATCTACGCTTCGTACAGCCAGGGCTTCCGATCGGGTGGCTTCAATGGTCGTGGCAACAGTACAGAGACGATCGGGCCTTATGATCCCGAGCTGGTCGATACCTATGAGCTGGGCCTCAAAAGCGAATGGTTTAATCGCAGGCTGCGCTTCAACCTCGCCGGTTTCCTGACCGACTATACTGATAAGCAGGAAGAAGTGATCCGCCGCAATCCCGAAACCGGCGCGACGATCACCACTGTCACCAACGCCGCTGCAGTGCGGTATTGGGGCATTGAGGCAGAGATCATGGCGGTGGTGGCCGAAGGTCTGACTGTCTCGGGCACCGGCGGCTATCTCAACGCACGGTACCGTGACTTCATCTTCAACGATTTTGACGTCACGGATTTTGTGGAACCGCGCAATGCGCCCGAATTTCAGGTTTCAGGCACGGTGCAGTACGAAACCCAAGTGACCGACAATGTCGCGCTTGATGCGCTGGTCACCTATCGCTGGACAGACAGCTATTTCTTCCATCTGGGACCGCGTTTTGATGGCGGCGGGCCGTCGCCATTGATTAATGATCCGCGTGGCTTCATCGACGACTTTGGCCTGCTTGATGGGCAGATCGGCCTCACCTTCGATGCTGGTGGCAGGGAAGTACGGGCCAGTGTCTATGGTCGCAACCTGACCGACGAGCGTTTCTTCCAGACATTTGCGCCGGTCGCGAATTTGTGGGCAAATGGTACGCCAAATCTGGGCCGCACCTATGGCGTCAGGCTCGGTGTAAGCTTCTGA
- a CDS encoding L-lactate dehydrogenase, which yields MVIAEVADFREAARRRVPHFLFEYIDGGSYQQVTLGRNVEDLADVTLGQWVLRDVSEVDPSITLFGQRLSLPLVLAPVGLAGLNARRGEVQAARAANVAGVPLCLSTVSACTIEEVAAESGQPPWFQLYMLRDRGFVTAMLDRAKAASCPALVFTVDLPVPGARYRDRRSGLTGAPGLSGQLQRLGQALAKPGWCWDVGLRGRPLTLGNVAGVLGSSAPLSDFLGWLADNFDPAATWKDLEWVRSQWSGPLIVKGILHPDDARAALAAGADGIVVSNHGGRQLDGAMSAVKALPGIVDTVGGDLVVLADGGVRSGLDVLRYLSLGADAVLAGRPWVWALGSAGERGVAQLIAMLDAELRAAMALTGETRLAAGSGK from the coding sequence ATGGTAATTGCAGAAGTCGCTGATTTTCGGGAGGCAGCGCGACGTCGCGTGCCGCACTTCCTGTTCGAATATATCGATGGCGGCAGCTATCAGCAGGTCACCTTAGGCCGCAATGTTGAAGACCTTGCAGATGTGACATTAGGGCAATGGGTTCTGCGCGATGTCTCCGAAGTTGATCCATCAATCACTCTGTTTGGCCAGCGACTCTCGCTGCCATTGGTGCTGGCACCGGTCGGGCTAGCCGGCCTCAATGCCCGCCGTGGCGAGGTCCAGGCGGCCCGAGCCGCCAACGTCGCCGGAGTCCCCTTATGTCTTTCGACCGTGTCCGCCTGCACTATTGAGGAGGTCGCGGCTGAGTCCGGTCAGCCACCGTGGTTTCAGCTCTATATGCTGCGCGACCGGGGGTTTGTTACGGCCATGCTCGATCGTGCAAAGGCCGCCAGTTGCCCGGCGCTTGTTTTTACCGTCGATCTCCCGGTTCCCGGCGCGCGTTATCGCGACCGGCGCTCCGGGCTGACCGGTGCTCCGGGCCTCTCCGGCCAGCTACAGCGCCTTGGCCAGGCGCTGGCGAAGCCGGGCTGGTGCTGGGATGTCGGATTGCGCGGTCGCCCGTTGACGCTCGGCAATGTTGCGGGCGTGTTGGGCTCCAGCGCGCCATTGAGTGACTTTCTCGGCTGGCTTGCTGACAATTTCGACCCGGCGGCGACATGGAAAGATCTGGAATGGGTACGCAGCCAATGGTCTGGCCCGCTTATCGTCAAGGGCATCCTCCATCCCGACGATGCGCGGGCCGCCCTTGCGGCCGGCGCTGATGGCATCGTGGTGTCCAACCATGGTGGCCGCCAGCTCGATGGTGCCATGTCTGCAGTGAAGGCACTGCCGGGCATTGTTGATACTGTTGGCGGCGACTTGGTAGTCTTGGCAGATGGCGGCGTGCGTTCGGGCCTCGATGTGCTGCGCTACCTGTCTCTGGGTGCCGATGCCGTACTTGCAGGGCGCCCATGGGTTTGGGCATTGGGGAGTGCAGGCGAGCGCGGCGTGGCACAATTGATCGCAATGCTCGATGCCGAATTACGCGCCGCTATGGCGCTTACCGGAGAAACGCGGCTCGCTGCGGGGTCGGGAAAATAG